One Actinomadura viridis genomic region harbors:
- a CDS encoding N,N-dimethylformamidase beta subunit family domain-containing protein, protein MTALLLLGACTSATGEADRRPAVPKGAAGAVAGNAEPGTADWRIGRKGAEHEIEGYADRVSVLPGEPFRLFVSTTTGGFTAEAFRMGWYGGKLARKVWQSGQVPGVRQPAATIDKRTRTVSAPWKPSLNVTTPDWPAGSYLIRLTATSGAQRYVPVTVRSADTAGRVVVLNETTTWQAYNLWGGYDLYKGPSGGLVDRSYAVSFDRPYDGNGAGKFMTYEQPAIALAEKLGVPLAYATDNDLHAHAGLLDGARGLLTLGHDEYWSTPMRRQATQARDRGVNIAFLGANAVNRHIRFGNTPLGENRLVICYKDTAADPVSRTNPAESTQDWRLPPKPRPESDLIGIQYICFPAEGAFRVLRPDFWMWRGTGVRAGTRFPGLIGPEADAVNRAGPTPRPIEIVAQSRITCGDRPATAHASYYTTESGAGVFATGTMRWVCAMRGPACGHGITKAGQDFVTRSTETLIRAMAAGPLGRTYPARDNLEHIMDDKSS, encoded by the coding sequence GTGACCGCTCTCCTCCTGCTCGGCGCGTGCACGTCCGCGACCGGCGAGGCGGACCGGCGCCCGGCCGTCCCGAAGGGCGCGGCCGGCGCGGTCGCCGGGAACGCCGAACCCGGCACGGCCGACTGGCGGATCGGCCGGAAGGGCGCCGAGCACGAGATCGAGGGCTACGCCGACCGTGTGAGCGTCCTGCCCGGCGAGCCGTTCCGGCTGTTCGTCTCCACGACGACCGGCGGGTTCACCGCCGAGGCGTTCCGCATGGGCTGGTACGGCGGCAAGCTGGCGCGCAAGGTGTGGCAGTCCGGGCAGGTCCCCGGCGTCCGCCAGCCGGCCGCCACGATCGACAAGAGGACGCGCACGGTCTCCGCGCCGTGGAAGCCGTCCCTGAACGTCACGACGCCGGACTGGCCCGCCGGGTCCTACCTGATCAGGCTGACCGCCACCTCCGGCGCGCAGCGGTACGTGCCGGTGACCGTCCGCTCGGCCGACACCGCCGGACGCGTCGTGGTGCTGAACGAAACCACCACCTGGCAGGCGTACAACCTGTGGGGCGGCTACGACCTGTACAAAGGGCCCTCGGGCGGCCTTGTGGACAGGTCGTACGCGGTCAGCTTCGACCGGCCGTACGATGGCAACGGCGCGGGCAAGTTCATGACCTACGAGCAGCCCGCCATCGCGCTCGCCGAGAAACTGGGCGTGCCGCTGGCGTACGCGACCGACAACGACCTGCACGCCCACGCCGGGCTCCTGGACGGGGCGCGCGGCCTGCTCACCCTCGGCCACGACGAGTACTGGTCCACGCCGATGCGGCGGCAGGCCACGCAGGCCCGCGACCGGGGCGTCAACATCGCCTTCCTCGGGGCCAACGCGGTCAACCGGCACATCCGGTTCGGCAACACCCCGCTCGGCGAGAACCGCCTGGTGATCTGCTACAAGGACACCGCAGCCGACCCCGTGTCGCGGACGAACCCGGCCGAGTCGACCCAGGACTGGCGGCTGCCGCCCAAGCCCCGCCCGGAGAGCGACCTCATCGGCATCCAGTACATCTGCTTCCCCGCCGAAGGCGCGTTCAGGGTGCTGCGGCCCGATTTCTGGATGTGGCGGGGCACCGGCGTGCGCGCGGGCACGCGGTTCCCCGGCCTGATCGGCCCGGAGGCCGACGCGGTGAACCGGGCGGGCCCCACACCCCGCCCCATCGAGATCGTCGCGCAATCCAGGATCACCTGCGGCGACCGTCCGGCCACCGCGCACGCCTCGTACTACACCACCGAGAGCGGCGCGGGCGTCTTCGCCACCGGCACCATGCGCTGGGTCTGCGCCATGCGGGGTCCCGCCTGCGGCCACGGCATCACCAAGGCCGGGCAGGACTTCGTGACCAGGAGCACCGAGACCCTCATCCGCGCCATGGCCGCCGGGCCGCTGGGCCGCACCTATCCGGCCCGCGACAACCTTGAGCACATCATGGACGACAAGTCGTCCTAA
- a CDS encoding glycosyltransferase 87 family protein gives MLAIEFAGVVVFAVAYRSLDHYIYWLGGQAIMDGARLYQERLAGLWFTNTPFMAVLSMPMAALPLTVARTAWQLASVAAFAWACVTTLRLAGRRPSRSTVTAAVALGFLLEPIWHSVFLGQVNLFLLALVLTDIRRVSQGRAAGIGIGVAAAIKLTPAIFIVLLLAAGRVRAAVTAAATFVLCATAAYAVAPDASRLYWLHTFYDTSRVGVPYISNQSPYGAAVRILGGVDGVGAWFQVVPIAAGICGLAVAALWARRGDWLSAVAVTGTTGLLVSPISWAHHWVWVVPALAVLLRNGNRRSALAGYLLFLLAVPWWTPRDGGPDEYGFHGLLTFAANGYLVAGLAFLVHMAVRLRGTSGWTAATPERQATVTARPVGWCDRG, from the coding sequence GTGCTGGCCATCGAGTTCGCCGGCGTCGTGGTATTCGCTGTCGCGTACCGTTCCCTGGACCATTACATCTACTGGCTGGGCGGGCAGGCGATCATGGACGGTGCCCGCCTCTACCAGGAACGGCTCGCGGGCCTCTGGTTCACCAACACGCCCTTCATGGCCGTGCTGTCCATGCCCATGGCCGCGCTGCCGCTGACCGTCGCCCGGACGGCGTGGCAACTCGCGTCGGTGGCGGCCTTCGCGTGGGCCTGCGTGACGACGCTGAGACTGGCCGGACGCCGCCCTTCGAGAAGCACGGTCACCGCGGCAGTGGCTCTCGGATTCCTGCTCGAACCGATATGGCATTCGGTGTTCCTGGGACAGGTCAACCTTTTTCTGCTCGCGCTCGTTCTCACCGATATCCGGCGCGTCTCCCAGGGGCGCGCGGCCGGAATCGGGATCGGAGTCGCGGCGGCGATCAAACTGACGCCCGCCATCTTCATCGTGCTTCTCCTGGCGGCCGGACGCGTCCGCGCCGCGGTCACCGCCGCCGCGACCTTCGTCCTCTGCGCAACCGCCGCCTACGCCGTCGCGCCGGACGCCTCACGGCTCTACTGGCTGCACACCTTCTACGACACCTCGCGGGTCGGCGTCCCGTACATCAGCAACCAGTCGCCCTACGGGGCCGCCGTACGGATTCTCGGCGGGGTGGACGGCGTCGGCGCCTGGTTCCAGGTCGTTCCGATCGCGGCCGGAATCTGCGGGCTGGCGGTGGCGGCCCTGTGGGCGCGCCGCGGCGACTGGCTGAGCGCGGTCGCCGTGACCGGTACGACGGGGCTGCTCGTCTCCCCCATCTCCTGGGCGCACCACTGGGTATGGGTCGTCCCCGCCCTCGCCGTGCTCCTGCGGAACGGGAACCGGAGGTCCGCGCTCGCCGGCTACCTGCTCTTCCTCCTGGCGGTGCCGTGGTGGACGCCGCGCGACGGCGGCCCCGACGAGTACGGGTTCCACGGGCTGCTGACGTTCGCGGCCAACGGATACCTGGTGGCGGGCCTGGCGTTCCTCGTCCATATGGCCGTCCGACTGCGCGGAACGTCCGGTTGGACGGCGGCGACCCCCGAACGGCAAGCCACGGTCACGGCGCGGCCCGTGGGATGGTGTGACAGAGGGTAG
- a CDS encoding sensor histidine kinase encodes MTATPRFPLLRSVPPAVWAIPAWCGGALYPLVMFQTMHLARFHGFLNVVTLLAALQTVLIAYLLRRRPLPALALLVTGWTVATLEMPGGSAFLHVALTDLAAGYVAAVRPRRVSLTAAALVLGSQAAVAGIVAFGQPLPGVLVLLVLAMGVAWMGGDSVRQGRRHAEELAEQRAEQLAARAVTAERLRIARELHDMVAHSIGIIAIQAGVGARVIDTQPAEARNALTAIEATSRETLSGLRRMLGALRRAEPGPGDAPAGSGPADAANTAAAAAPREPAPGLADLDRLVRATGDAGVRVDVRWRGERRPLPPEIDLSAFRIVQEAVTNVVRHAGTGHCRVSIDHRDGELVVEVVDDGTGRGPAGTGYGLVGMRERAGLLNGCLTAGPRPEGGFRVEARLPVPEGVR; translated from the coding sequence ATGACCGCTACGCCCCGTTTTCCGCTGCTCCGCAGCGTGCCTCCGGCCGTGTGGGCGATCCCGGCCTGGTGTGGCGGTGCCCTCTACCCCCTGGTGATGTTCCAGACGATGCACCTGGCCAGGTTCCACGGCTTCCTCAACGTGGTGACCTTGCTGGCCGCGTTGCAGACCGTTCTCATCGCGTACCTGCTGCGACGCCGGCCGCTGCCCGCGCTCGCGCTGCTGGTGACCGGCTGGACCGTCGCGACCCTGGAGATGCCGGGCGGGAGCGCGTTCCTGCACGTGGCGCTCACCGACCTGGCCGCCGGGTACGTCGCGGCCGTCCGCCCGCGCCGCGTCTCGCTGACCGCCGCGGCCCTGGTGCTCGGGTCACAGGCGGCCGTCGCGGGCATCGTGGCCTTCGGCCAGCCCTTGCCGGGCGTTCTCGTGCTGCTCGTCCTGGCCATGGGCGTCGCCTGGATGGGAGGCGACTCCGTCCGGCAGGGCCGCAGGCACGCCGAAGAGCTGGCCGAGCAGCGCGCCGAGCAGCTCGCGGCCCGGGCGGTCACCGCCGAGCGGCTGCGCATCGCCCGGGAGCTGCACGACATGGTCGCGCACAGCATCGGCATCATCGCCATCCAGGCGGGGGTGGGCGCGCGCGTCATCGACACCCAGCCCGCGGAGGCGCGGAACGCGCTGACCGCCATCGAGGCCACCAGCCGGGAGACGCTGTCGGGGCTGCGGCGGATGCTCGGCGCGCTCCGCCGTGCCGAGCCGGGCCCCGGGGACGCGCCCGCCGGCTCGGGCCCCGCGGACGCCGCGAACACCGCGGCCGCGGCGGCGCCGCGTGAACCGGCGCCGGGCCTGGCCGACCTCGATCGGCTGGTCCGGGCGACGGGGGACGCCGGGGTCCGCGTCGACGTGCGGTGGCGGGGCGAGCGGCGCCCACTGCCACCGGAGATCGACCTGTCGGCGTTCCGCATCGTCCAGGAGGCGGTCACCAACGTGGTCCGGCACGCGGGCACCGGGCACTGCCGGGTGTCCATCGACCACCGGGACGGGGAGCTGGTCGTGGAGGTCGTCGACGACGGGACGGGGCGGGGACCGGCCGGGACCGGATACGGGCTGGTGGGGATGCGCGAGCGGGCCGGGCTGCTGAACGGGTGCCTCACCGCCGGGCCGCGTCCGGAGGGCGGGTTCCGGGTCGAGGCCCGGCTGCCGGTGCCCGAGGGCGTCCGATGA
- a CDS encoding response regulator has protein sequence MTVRVVLADDQPLIRAGLRVLLADTADLVMVGEAGTGTEAVRLARDVRPDVVVMDIRMPDMDGIEATRIITGLPEPARVVMLTTFDDDEYVYASLRAGASGFLVKDMALEDILTAIRVVAAGDALIAPGVTRRLIAEFAARPAPAPAPAPVRQAPGNVTEREREVLALVGRGFSNGEIAAELSISVATAKAHVARLLAKLDARDRVQLVIIAYETGLVAPAS, from the coding sequence ATGACGGTCCGGGTCGTGCTCGCCGACGACCAGCCCCTGATCCGCGCCGGGCTGCGGGTGCTGCTCGCCGACACCGCCGACCTCGTCATGGTGGGCGAGGCCGGGACGGGCACGGAGGCGGTCCGCCTGGCCCGCGACGTCCGTCCCGACGTCGTGGTGATGGACATCCGCATGCCGGACATGGACGGCATCGAGGCCACCCGGATCATCACCGGGCTCCCCGAGCCGGCGCGCGTCGTCATGCTCACCACGTTCGACGACGACGAGTACGTCTACGCGTCACTCCGGGCGGGCGCGAGCGGTTTCCTCGTCAAGGACATGGCGCTGGAGGACATCCTGACGGCGATCCGCGTGGTCGCCGCCGGGGACGCGCTGATCGCGCCCGGCGTCACCCGCCGCCTGATCGCCGAGTTCGCCGCCCGCCCGGCCCCCGCCCCGGCCCCGGCACCCGTACGGCAGGCGCCCGGCAACGTCACCGAACGCGAACGGGAGGTGCTGGCGCTGGTCGGGCGGGGCTTCTCCAACGGCGAGATCGCCGCCGAGCTGTCCATCAGCGTGGCCACCGCCAAGGCCCACGTGGCGCGCCTGCTCGCCAAGCTGGACGCGCGCGACCGGGTGCAGCTGGTGATCATCGCCTACGAGACGGGGCTGGTCGCACCGGCCTCCTGA
- a CDS encoding MaoC family dehydratase, producing the protein MTTNGTRTLSDSDFAVPVDDRYFEDYRPGAVYEYGYITVTEEEILEFAERFDPQPMHIDREFAASGPFGGLIASGWHTSAIGMRLLVDHYISRVAGLASPGVDELRWPSPVRPGDSLRLRTTIIDARASRSKPDRGIVTTGGELLTKDDDRTVLTMRAVNLIRRRPQP; encoded by the coding sequence ATGACGACGAACGGCACCAGGACGCTCAGCGACAGCGACTTCGCGGTCCCCGTCGACGATCGCTACTTCGAGGACTACCGGCCTGGGGCGGTGTACGAGTACGGGTACATCACCGTGACCGAGGAGGAGATCCTCGAATTCGCCGAGCGGTTCGACCCGCAGCCGATGCACATCGACCGCGAGTTCGCCGCGTCCGGCCCGTTCGGCGGCCTGATCGCCAGCGGCTGGCACACCTCGGCGATCGGGATGCGCCTGCTGGTCGACCACTACATCTCCCGGGTGGCCGGCCTCGCCTCCCCCGGCGTGGACGAGCTGCGCTGGCCGTCCCCGGTCCGGCCCGGCGACTCCCTGCGGCTGCGCACGACGATCATCGACGCGCGGGCGTCCCGGTCCAAGCCGGACCGGGGGATCGTCACCACCGGCGGCGAGCTGCTCACCAAGGACGACGACCGGACCGTGCTCACGATGCGCGCCGTCAACCTGATCCGCCGCCGCCCGCAGCCCTAG
- a CDS encoding CPBP family intramembrane glutamic endopeptidase, with protein MLSDLLEYGLRTAPGLALFGVCYALVRRDRDPLLRIAVLILGFVLLRDAMTPLGFWRFGVTDGGAAWLRFTDDWRVLAVFAASTLALTAAVLRLDPGLRSLVRWGTPDPATLAWGAAGGVLAAGPVLLLATLQPLHERGGEVAATLLPMLLVFALAGNLLEEVLFRGFLQGRLDETFGATRAALLSGLLFAACHSFLASTVTDVGASLLLFTLYEGLICAFLRNRRGVIASTVAHGLAIFLLAGALV; from the coding sequence ATGCTGTCCGACCTGCTGGAGTACGGCCTGCGCACCGCGCCCGGCCTCGCGCTCTTCGGTGTCTGCTACGCCCTGGTTCGCAGGGATCGTGATCCGCTGTTGCGCATCGCGGTGCTGATCCTCGGGTTCGTCCTCCTCCGGGACGCGATGACCCCCCTCGGGTTCTGGCGGTTCGGTGTGACGGACGGCGGGGCGGCCTGGCTCAGGTTCACCGACGACTGGCGAGTACTGGCCGTCTTCGCCGCGTCCACGCTCGCGCTGACCGCCGCGGTGCTCCGCCTCGATCCGGGGCTGCGTTCGCTCGTGCGCTGGGGCACCCCCGATCCCGCGACCCTCGCGTGGGGCGCGGCCGGGGGTGTCCTGGCCGCAGGGCCGGTGCTGCTGCTGGCGACGCTCCAGCCGCTCCACGAGCGCGGCGGGGAGGTGGCGGCCACGCTGCTGCCGATGCTGCTGGTCTTCGCCCTCGCGGGCAACCTCCTGGAGGAGGTCCTGTTCCGGGGCTTCCTCCAAGGGCGCCTGGACGAGACTTTCGGCGCCACACGGGCGGCGCTGCTGTCGGGCCTCCTGTTCGCCGCCTGCCATTCGTTCCTGGCCTCGACGGTCACCGACGTCGGTGCCTCCCTGCTGCTCTTCACCCTCTACGAAGGACTGATCTGCGCGTTCCTGCGCAACCGGCGCGGCGTCATCGCGTCCACCGTCGCCCACGGCCTGGCCATCTTCCTCCTGGCCGGCGCCCTGGTCTGA
- a CDS encoding NAD(P)-dependent oxidoreductase — MTAQNLAPVTVIGLGPMGATMAETFLANGHPTTVWNRTAAKAEPLVAKGATHAPTPADALAAAELVVISQIDYRAMYDSLGPATDALKGRVLVNLSSGSPAELRAAGEWAAAHGADLVTGGIMVPPPGIGKPGSYVFYSGPEDVLGRHRDALQVLGDISHVGEDHGLAMLYYQAQLFIFWSTLTSYMHATALLGTAGVSAGEFRPFAAQTVRELAEDGPMGFLKILTEEMEARTYPGELNSLRMQAVGMDHVVEASCDAGIDTALPSALRDLFARGVAEGYGDDGLGSVFEVIRKPAAQS; from the coding sequence ATGACCGCACAGAACCTTGCCCCTGTCACCGTCATCGGCCTTGGCCCCATGGGGGCGACGATGGCCGAGACGTTCCTCGCCAATGGGCACCCGACCACGGTGTGGAACCGTACGGCCGCCAAGGCCGAACCCCTGGTCGCCAAAGGCGCGACCCACGCCCCCACACCCGCCGACGCCCTCGCCGCGGCCGAACTGGTCGTCATCAGCCAGATCGACTACCGGGCCATGTACGACTCCCTCGGCCCGGCGACCGATGCCCTGAAGGGGCGTGTGCTGGTCAACCTCAGCTCGGGCTCCCCGGCGGAGCTGCGCGCAGCCGGTGAGTGGGCCGCCGCGCACGGCGCCGACCTGGTCACCGGCGGCATCATGGTCCCGCCGCCGGGTATCGGGAAGCCGGGCTCGTACGTCTTCTACAGCGGACCCGAGGACGTCCTCGGCCGCCACCGGGACGCGCTCCAGGTGCTCGGCGACATCTCCCACGTCGGCGAGGACCACGGGCTGGCGATGCTCTACTACCAGGCGCAGCTCTTCATCTTCTGGTCCACGCTCACCAGCTACATGCACGCCACGGCCCTGCTCGGCACCGCGGGCGTGAGCGCTGGGGAGTTCCGGCCGTTCGCCGCCCAGACGGTGCGCGAGCTGGCCGAGGACGGCCCGATGGGCTTCCTGAAGATCCTCACCGAGGAGATGGAGGCCAGGACGTATCCGGGCGAGCTGAACAGCCTCCGGATGCAGGCCGTCGGCATGGACCACGTCGTGGAGGCCAGCTGCGACGCCGGTATCGACACCGCCCTGCCCTCGGCGCTGCGGGACCTGTTCGCGCGGGGTGTCGCGGAGGGGTACGGCGACGACGGGCTCGGCAGCGTCTTCGAGGTCATCCGGAAGCCCGCTGCCCAGAGCTGA
- a CDS encoding BTAD domain-containing putative transcriptional regulator, translating into MRFGVLGPLAVWTDDGRPVHVPETKVRALLADLLTTPGRPVPADRLVHDLWGERPPRNPTGTLQARVSQLRGILDGAEPGARELVALRPPGYALDTGAVDAERFADLLARAGGAADPEARADLLADALALWRGPAFADFADAEFARGAVAGLEERRLAALEELAETRLRLGEHALVVSELAAPVELHPLRERLRAAYVRALYLAGRQGDALASYHDLRLRLADELGVDPGPDLAALHQAILTHDPSLAPPTPSQPPAQPSPPAQPSPPAQRDSRDRGRPQPKRRTTNLPAPLSELIGREEAVAEVLGLLGAARLVTLTGPGGVGKTRLALEAAARAGPYPDGVWLVELAPVRVEPASARPVGTGALAEIVAGVLGLRDDPGPAGPADRLAAALRDRRTLLVLDNCEHVVAPAAELAARLLAAAPGLRILATGREPLGVEGERLKVVPPLDTPGAPGPGHGADAYPAYPADRMDQMRQRGRRPPAHPVDQTPPASPPEPAEPAELAGSSAVRLFVARATAAAPGFVLDAATAPAVAAICRRLDGIPLALELAATRVRALGVRELAARLDDRFRVLASGRRDVPARQRTLRAVIDWSWEPLPEPERRVLRRLAVHADGCTLEAAEHVGADGGEGTDGSDGGDGGDGGDGGEDGLAADPEVAELLARLVDRSLVTVTDDGTVRYRLLESVAAYGLERLREAGEYDRLRRRHARYYIRLAERAAPRLRGPEQAHWLGVLDREGANLRAALDQVIADGAAGQALRLVNALAWYWYLRGRHGAAARSLAAALAVPAPAGTDDTSGTAPNGTDDTSGTDGRLRRAEALTWHTGIVMASGEGHDSERLRLAALRAYDDLEAPLERARAEWFLGHVHWPYGDLEANAERVGRALAVFRARGDRWGTAAALTTRARQAMVRGDLDALAREGADALALFREVGDRWGLLEATDALSRHAEITGDYGRSAALRRETLRLAGELGMGDEVAFQLAALGRIALLEGDLERARDLHERARRQAGELAARSALEFAEIGLALVARRRGDHDAAEAHLRACLGWLRGVGGHSGVAFVLAQLGFVAEERGDAERALALHREGFEAAAATGDPRAVALALEGLAGARALAGEHARAARLLGTAGAARASAGAPLPPAERADVDRISARARDALGGTAFAAAFARGRDSRPEAWFNLDVDHPD; encoded by the coding sequence GTGCGTTTCGGGGTGCTCGGTCCACTGGCCGTGTGGACGGACGACGGCCGTCCCGTCCACGTTCCCGAGACGAAGGTCAGGGCGCTGCTGGCCGATCTGCTCACCACGCCCGGACGTCCCGTCCCCGCCGACAGGCTCGTCCACGACCTATGGGGCGAACGGCCTCCGCGCAATCCCACCGGCACGCTTCAGGCGCGGGTGTCGCAGCTGCGCGGGATCCTGGACGGCGCGGAGCCGGGCGCGCGGGAACTGGTGGCGCTCCGGCCGCCCGGGTACGCGCTCGACACCGGAGCGGTGGACGCGGAACGCTTCGCCGACCTGCTCGCACGGGCGGGTGGGGCGGCCGATCCGGAGGCGAGGGCGGACCTCCTCGCGGACGCCCTGGCGCTGTGGCGCGGCCCGGCCTTCGCCGACTTCGCCGACGCGGAGTTCGCGCGCGGGGCGGTCGCGGGCCTGGAGGAACGACGGCTGGCCGCACTGGAGGAGCTGGCCGAGACCCGGCTTCGCCTGGGCGAGCACGCGCTCGTGGTGTCCGAGCTGGCCGCGCCGGTCGAGCTGCACCCGTTGCGCGAACGGCTCCGCGCCGCGTACGTCCGGGCCCTCTACCTCGCCGGACGGCAGGGCGACGCGCTCGCGAGCTACCACGACCTGCGCCTCCGCCTGGCCGACGAGCTGGGCGTCGACCCCGGTCCCGACCTGGCCGCGCTCCACCAGGCGATCCTCACCCACGACCCGTCCCTCGCCCCGCCCACGCCATCCCAGCCACCCGCGCAGCCCTCGCCACCCGCGCAGCCCTCGCCACCCGCGCAGCGCGACTCGCGGGACCGCGGCCGTCCCCAGCCGAAGCGCCGGACCACCAATCTTCCGGCGCCGCTGAGCGAGCTGATCGGCCGCGAGGAGGCGGTCGCCGAGGTCCTCGGCCTCCTCGGTGCCGCGCGGCTGGTGACGCTGACCGGCCCCGGCGGGGTCGGCAAGACCCGCCTGGCCCTGGAGGCCGCCGCCCGCGCGGGGCCGTACCCGGACGGGGTGTGGCTGGTGGAGCTGGCACCCGTGCGCGTGGAGCCGGCGTCCGCTCGCCCGGTCGGCACCGGCGCGCTCGCGGAGATCGTGGCGGGCGTCCTCGGGCTCCGGGACGACCCCGGCCCGGCCGGCCCGGCGGACCGGCTCGCCGCCGCGCTGCGGGACCGCCGGACGCTGCTGGTCCTGGACAACTGCGAGCACGTCGTCGCGCCCGCCGCCGAGCTGGCCGCGCGGCTGCTGGCCGCCGCGCCCGGCCTGCGGATCCTGGCCACCGGCCGCGAGCCGCTGGGCGTCGAGGGCGAGCGGCTCAAGGTCGTACCGCCGCTGGACACGCCCGGCGCCCCCGGCCCCGGCCACGGCGCGGACGCATACCCGGCTTACCCAGCGGACCGGATGGACCAGATGCGCCAGAGAGGCCGGAGGCCCCCGGCGCACCCGGTTGACCAGACGCCCCCGGCGAGCCCGCCGGAGCCGGCGGAGCCGGCGGAGCTGGCCGGGTCCAGTGCGGTGCGGCTGTTCGTCGCGCGGGCCACCGCGGCGGCGCCGGGGTTCGTCCTGGACGCGGCGACGGCTCCGGCGGTCGCGGCGATCTGCCGGCGGCTGGACGGCATCCCGCTCGCGCTGGAGCTGGCGGCGACCCGGGTCCGCGCGCTGGGCGTGCGCGAGCTGGCCGCCCGGCTCGACGACCGGTTCCGGGTGCTGGCGTCCGGCCGCCGGGACGTCCCGGCGCGCCAGCGGACCCTCCGCGCGGTGATCGACTGGAGCTGGGAGCCGCTGCCCGAGCCCGAACGGCGCGTGCTGCGCCGCCTGGCCGTCCACGCGGACGGCTGCACGCTGGAGGCCGCCGAGCACGTCGGCGCCGACGGGGGCGAAGGGACCGACGGGAGCGACGGGGGCGACGGGGGCGACGGGGGCGACGGGGGCGAGGACGGCCTCGCCGCCGATCCCGAGGTCGCCGAGCTGCTCGCGCGCCTGGTCGACCGTTCGCTGGTCACCGTGACCGATGACGGGACGGTCCGCTACCGGCTGCTGGAGTCGGTCGCCGCCTACGGCCTGGAGCGCCTGCGCGAGGCGGGCGAGTACGACCGGCTGCGCCGCCGCCACGCCCGCTACTACATCCGCCTCGCCGAACGCGCTGCGCCCCGGCTGCGCGGCCCCGAGCAGGCGCACTGGCTCGGCGTGCTCGACCGCGAGGGCGCCAACCTGCGGGCCGCGCTGGACCAGGTGATCGCGGACGGTGCCGCCGGGCAGGCGTTGCGCCTGGTCAACGCGCTCGCCTGGTACTGGTACCTGCGCGGCCGGCACGGCGCGGCGGCCCGGTCGCTGGCCGCCGCGCTGGCGGTCCCCGCCCCGGCCGGAACGGACGACACGAGCGGAACGGCCCCGAACGGAACGGACGACACGAGCGGAACGGACGGGCGGCTACGGCGGGCCGAGGCCCTGACCTGGCACACCGGGATAGTGATGGCCTCGGGCGAGGGCCACGACTCCGAACGGCTGAGGCTGGCGGCGCTGCGCGCGTACGACGATCTCGAGGCGCCACTGGAACGCGCGAGGGCGGAGTGGTTCCTCGGCCACGTCCACTGGCCGTACGGCGACCTGGAGGCGAACGCGGAACGGGTCGGCCGCGCGCTGGCCGTGTTCCGCGCGCGGGGCGACCGCTGGGGGACGGCCGCCGCGCTGACCACCCGGGCCAGGCAGGCGATGGTCCGGGGCGACCTGGACGCGCTCGCCCGCGAAGGCGCGGACGCTCTGGCCCTGTTCCGGGAGGTGGGCGATCGCTGGGGGCTGCTGGAGGCCACCGACGCGCTGAGCCGCCATGCCGAGATCACCGGAGACTACGGGCGTTCGGCCGCGCTCCGGCGGGAAACCCTGCGGCTGGCCGGCGAGCTGGGGATGGGGGACGAGGTCGCGTTCCAGCTCGCGGCGCTGGGCCGGATCGCGCTGCTGGAGGGTGATCTCGAACGGGCGCGCGACCTGCACGAACGCGCCCGGCGTCAGGCCGGCGAGCTGGCCGCGCGATCAGCCCTGGAGTTCGCCGAGATCGGGTTGGCGCTGGTGGCCCGGCGGCGCGGCGACCACGACGCGGCCGAGGCCCATCTGCGGGCCTGTCTCGGCTGGCTGCGCGGTGTGGGCGGGCATTCGGGGGTCGCGTTCGTTCTGGCCCAGCTCGGGTTCGTCGCCGAGGAGCGCGGGGACGCCGAACGCGCGCTGGCCCTGCACCGCGAGGGGTTCGAGGCGGCCGCCGCGACCGGCGACCCGCGGGCGGTCGCGCTGGCCCTGGAGGGGCTGGCCGGGGCCCGGGCCCTGGCCGGTGAGCACGCGCGGGCCGCGCGCCTGCTCGGGACGGCCGGCGCCGCCCGCGCGTCCGCCGGCGCCCCGCTGCCGCCGGCCGAGCGGGCGGACGTCGACCGGATCTCCGCCCGAGCCCGGGACGCGCTGGGCGGGACGGCCTTCGCCGCCGCGTTCGCGCGCGGCCGTGACAGCCGTCCGGAGGCATGGTTTAATCTAGACGTAGATCATCCAGATTGA